One part of the Malus sylvestris chromosome 2, drMalSylv7.2, whole genome shotgun sequence genome encodes these proteins:
- the LOC126608708 gene encoding TMV resistance protein N-like isoform X2 produces the protein MGSCVEKVKELLGVGGNDPCVVGIWGASGIGKTTVAKAVYNAIAYKFEGSCFLANVRETSMQYGGLLKLQNILLSEISGSKLKVVNPHRGNSLIEKLLRRKKILLILDDVDDLEQLNNLVQVKWLNEGSTVIITTKNRGLLKSYDVELIYEVQKLEDDKALELLSLNAFGKREPSDDYLGLARRAIAYAQGHPLALNLIGSYLRNKSIDRWQAMLNSYDSYEGEPYTGIQRILRKSYDVWDNVVQRVFLDIACFFKGEHKDDVLQILKSLKHPMRPDCLEELVEKAIITIEYDRILMHDLLEKMGKSIVCEESPDEPGERSRLWHHGDVYHVLTKNKGTKKIKGIVVKLPKLDVIPLNAKSFFEMVNLEIFISRNALFSGCVEYLPDDLRWIEFGRNGLQDWGSNILQKHILTFNLQSNCHLRNLVTFIMPNSDIKQLKVFQNLAMLTSLNLSGSKFLEKIPNLSGSPNLSKLILDECKRLVEVDDSVGFLDKLDRLSLYGCSRLERFATRLRLRSLHMLTLYGCTRLKSFPEIEAEMESLKYLNISKSGIRELPSSIAYLTGLRMLTATECENLTGTSLHHIYGLQHLDYIEMDGCPKLVTFGKFSTRLDTSHYNGIPLALFNVGELSLDGCNLSENDFLVPLQYEPSSLHCWSTLTNLDLSRNNFVSLPECISKFVNLRWLILKGCKRLREIPHALPPNLWSLYLDDCTSLEKIPKLPSGLGHLQLINCFRLSGDEVAKLENNLLNLNQESLMCSQLQVTYLGDEIPKRFSYTSKHLTATRIESVRNHEYVGGSEFSFETRLNLQERATLLGRPLRKLIGSEYYYIFRIHINEASDYKEFVWDGKCMEKSHVGLMLVDLEKQGDICKVKFQLPEWAGIKICGVNPLLRKEDERLPLSLEPTSSLGSSDIVDDEYDRQQQWPSLSSNPADDHPKRTQIDHNVPSDIEEEQEQPSTISDLPGVLVAAALHIILPLTLLVVANIVNLGTILNATISTAVPAASSWHLE, from the exons ATGGGGTCTTGTGTAGAAAAGGTGAAAGAGCTTTTAGGTGTCGGTGGAAATGATCCGTGTGTGGTTGGGATTTGGGGGGCATCTGGAATCGGCAAGACAACAGTTGCAAAAGCTGTTTATAATGCAATTGCTTATAAGTTTGAAGGTAGTTGTTTCCTGGCAAATGTTCGAGAAACGTCAATGCAATACGGAGGCCTACTCAAACtacaaaacattcttctaagtGAGATTAGTGGTTCAAAGTTGAAAGTCGTCAATCCTCATCGAGGAAATAGCCTTATAGAGAAACTTTTGAGGCGAAAGAAGATTCTCTTAATTCTTGATGATGTGGATGATTTGGAGCAGTTAAACAACTTGGTTCAAGTTAAATGGCTCAATGAGGGTAGCACAGTGATCATAACCACAAAAAATAGAGGATTGTTGAAATCTTATGACGTTGAGTTGATATACGAGGTCCAAAAGTTAGAAGACGACAAGGCTCTTGAGCTTTTAAGTTTGAATGCCTTCGGAAAAAGAGAACCTTCAGATGATTATTTGGGACTCGCACGACGTGCAATAGCCTATGCTCAAGGCCATCCGTTAGCACTTAATCTTATAGGTTCTTATCTACGTAATAAAAGTATAGATCGTTGGCAAGCTATGTTGAATAGTTATGATTCTTATGAAGGAGAACCTTATACAGGTATTCAAAGAATACTTCGAAAAAGTTATGATGTCTGGGATAATGTTGTGCAACGAGTTTTCCTAGATATTGCATGCTTCTTCAAGGGTGAACATAAAGACGACGtgttacaaatattaaaaagtTTGAAGCATCCTATGCGTCCAGATTGTCTTGAAGAACTCGTTGAGAAAGCCATCATAACTATTGAATATGATAGGATTTTAATGCATGACTTACTAGAAAAAATGGGTAAGAGTATAGTTTGTGAAGAATCACCCGATGAACCAGGTGAGCGGAGCAGATTGTGGCATCATGGAGATGTGTATCATGTTCTAACTAAAAACAAA GgaacaaagaaaattaaaggcATTGTGGTGAAGTTGCCCAAGCTAGATGTGATACCCTTGAATGCAAAAAGCTTTTTCGAGATGGTAAATCTTGAAATTTTTATAAGCCGTAATGCACTCTTTTCTGGATGCGTTGAGTATCTACCCGATGATTTGAGGTGGATTGAATTCGGTAGAAATGGGCTTCAAGATTGGGGATCCAATATTCTTCAAAAGCATATACTTACATTCAATTTGCAATCCAATTGTCATCTTAGAAATCTTGTCACGTTTATTATGCCAAACAGTGACATCAAACAATTGAAGGTGTTTCAG AATTTGGCAATGCTTACATCTTTGAATTTAAGTGGTTCCAAATTCTTAGAAAAAATTCCCAACTTATCTGGAAGTCCAAACCTAAGTAAGTTGATTCTAGATGAGTGTAAACGTTTAGTTGAAGTTGATGATTCTGTTGGATTCCTTGATAAACTTGATAGATTAAGTCTTTATGGGTGCTCTAGGCTTGAGAGATTTGCGACGAGACTTAGATTGAGATCCCTTCATATGCTTACTCTTTATGGTTGTACAAGGCTCAAGAGTTTCCCAGAAATAGAGGCCGAGATGGAATCTCTAAAGTATTTGAACATATCAAAAAGTGGCATAAGAGAATTGCCTTCATCAATTGCATATCTTACTGGGCTTCGAATGTTGACAGCAACTGAATGTGAGAACCTTACAGGTACATCATTACATCACATTTATGGGTTGCAACATCTCGACTATATTGAAATGGATGGATGCCCAAAACTGGTGACATTTGGGAAGTTTTCAACTCGCTTAGATACTTCACATTACAACGGTATCCCATTAGCCCTTTTCAACGTAGGCGAGCTTTCTCTTGACGGATGTAATTTATCAGAAAATGATTTCCTTGTGCCTCTTCAATATGAACCATCCAGTCTTCATTGCTGGTCCACATTAACAAATCTTGATCTGTCGAGAAACAATTTTGTTAGTCTTCCGGAATGCATTAGCAAATTTGTCAACTTGAGATGGCTTATATTGAAAGGCTGCAAGAGGCTTCGGGAAATTCCACATGCACTTCCACCAAATCTATGGTCTTTATATTTGGATGATTGCACATCATTGGAGAAAATTCCAAAGTTGCCCTCGGGGCTTGGGCATCTGCAGTTGATTAATTGCTTTAGACTAAGTGGCGATGAGGTGGCAAAGTTGGAAAATAATTTGTTGAACTTGAATCAG GAATCTCTTATGTGCTCTCAATTGCAAGTTACATATCTAGGCGATGAAATTCCAAAACGGTTCAGCTATACCTCTAAACATCTAACAGCCACTAGGATTGAAAGTGTACGAAACCATGAATATGTTGGAGGTAGTGAATTTAGTTTTGAAACTCGTCTAAATTTACAGGAGAGGGCGACATTATTAGGGCGACCTTTACGAAAATTGATTGGATCGGAGTATTATTACATTTTTCGTATTCACATCAACGAAGCAAGTGATTATAAAGAATTTGTGTGGGATGGGAAATGCATGGAGAAATCTCATGTGGGGCTCATGTTAGTGGATTTAGAGAAGCAGGGAGATATTTGTAAAGTTAAATTTCAACTCCCCGAATGGGCAGGCATTAAAATCTGCGGGGTGAACCCCCTATTGCGCAAAGAAGATGAACGGCTTCCCTTGTCTTTGGAACCAACGAGTAGTCTTGGATCCTCAGATATCGTCGATGATGAATATGATCGGCAACAACAATGGCCTTCCTTATCTTCGAACCCAGCGGATGATCATCCCAAACGCACGCAGATTGATCACAATGTTCCTTCTGATATTGAGGAGGAGCAAGAGCAACCGTCCACAATTTCTGATTTACCAGGAGTTTTG GTCGCTGCTGCTCTCCACATTATATTGCCCCTCACTCTTCTTGTAGTTGCCAACATTGTCAACTTGGGAACTATTCTGAATGCAACAATCTCCACCGCCGTGCCTGCAGCTTCGTCATGGCATTTGGAGTAA
- the LOC126608708 gene encoding TMV resistance protein N-like isoform X1, whose product MGSCVEKVKELLGVGGNDPCVVGIWGASGIGKTTVAKAVYNAIAYKFEGSCFLANVRETSMQYGGLLKLQNILLSEISGSKLKVVNPHRGNSLIEKLLRRKKILLILDDVDDLEQLNNLVQVKWLNEGSTVIITTKNRGLLKSYDVELIYEVQKLEDDKALELLSLNAFGKREPSDDYLGLARRAIAYAQGHPLALNLIGSYLRNKSIDRWQAMLNSYDSYEGEPYTGIQRILRKSYDVWDNVVQRVFLDIACFFKGEHKDDVLQILKSLKHPMRPDCLEELVEKAIITIEYDRILMHDLLEKMGKSIVCEESPDEPGERSRLWHHGDVYHVLTKNKGTKKIKGIVVKLPKLDVIPLNAKSFFEMVNLEIFISRNALFSGCVEYLPDDLRWIEFGRNGLQDWGSNILQKHILTFNLQSNCHLRNLVTFIMPNSDIKQLKVFQNLAMLTSLNLSGSKFLEKIPNLSGSPNLSKLILDECKRLVEVDDSVGFLDKLDRLSLYGCSRLERFATRLRLRSLHMLTLYGCTRLKSFPEIEAEMESLKYLNISKSGIRELPSSIAYLTGLRMLTATECENLTGTSLHHIYGLQHLDYIEMDGCPKLVTFGKFSTRLDTSHYNGIPLALFNVGELSLDGCNLSENDFLVPLQYEPSSLHCWSTLTNLDLSRNNFVSLPECISKFVNLRWLILKGCKRLREIPHALPPNLWSLYLDDCTSLEKIPKLPSGLGHLQLINCFRLSGDEVAKLENNLLNLNQESLLCSRLQVKYPGDEIPKRFSYTSKNLTATRIESIRNEDDEEEDDFYVGGSEFSFEIPLNLQERETLLGLALSCVFPPRPLRKLIGSEYYYIFRIHINEASDYKEFVWDGKCMEKSHVGLMLVDLEKQGDICKVKFQLPEWAGIKICGVNPLLRKEDERLPLSLEPTSSLGSSDIVDDEYDRQQQWPSLSSNPADDHPKRTQIDHNVPSDIEEEQEQPSTISDLPGVLVAAALHIILPLTLLVVANIVNLGTILNATISTAVPAASSWHLE is encoded by the exons ATGGGGTCTTGTGTAGAAAAGGTGAAAGAGCTTTTAGGTGTCGGTGGAAATGATCCGTGTGTGGTTGGGATTTGGGGGGCATCTGGAATCGGCAAGACAACAGTTGCAAAAGCTGTTTATAATGCAATTGCTTATAAGTTTGAAGGTAGTTGTTTCCTGGCAAATGTTCGAGAAACGTCAATGCAATACGGAGGCCTACTCAAACtacaaaacattcttctaagtGAGATTAGTGGTTCAAAGTTGAAAGTCGTCAATCCTCATCGAGGAAATAGCCTTATAGAGAAACTTTTGAGGCGAAAGAAGATTCTCTTAATTCTTGATGATGTGGATGATTTGGAGCAGTTAAACAACTTGGTTCAAGTTAAATGGCTCAATGAGGGTAGCACAGTGATCATAACCACAAAAAATAGAGGATTGTTGAAATCTTATGACGTTGAGTTGATATACGAGGTCCAAAAGTTAGAAGACGACAAGGCTCTTGAGCTTTTAAGTTTGAATGCCTTCGGAAAAAGAGAACCTTCAGATGATTATTTGGGACTCGCACGACGTGCAATAGCCTATGCTCAAGGCCATCCGTTAGCACTTAATCTTATAGGTTCTTATCTACGTAATAAAAGTATAGATCGTTGGCAAGCTATGTTGAATAGTTATGATTCTTATGAAGGAGAACCTTATACAGGTATTCAAAGAATACTTCGAAAAAGTTATGATGTCTGGGATAATGTTGTGCAACGAGTTTTCCTAGATATTGCATGCTTCTTCAAGGGTGAACATAAAGACGACGtgttacaaatattaaaaagtTTGAAGCATCCTATGCGTCCAGATTGTCTTGAAGAACTCGTTGAGAAAGCCATCATAACTATTGAATATGATAGGATTTTAATGCATGACTTACTAGAAAAAATGGGTAAGAGTATAGTTTGTGAAGAATCACCCGATGAACCAGGTGAGCGGAGCAGATTGTGGCATCATGGAGATGTGTATCATGTTCTAACTAAAAACAAA GgaacaaagaaaattaaaggcATTGTGGTGAAGTTGCCCAAGCTAGATGTGATACCCTTGAATGCAAAAAGCTTTTTCGAGATGGTAAATCTTGAAATTTTTATAAGCCGTAATGCACTCTTTTCTGGATGCGTTGAGTATCTACCCGATGATTTGAGGTGGATTGAATTCGGTAGAAATGGGCTTCAAGATTGGGGATCCAATATTCTTCAAAAGCATATACTTACATTCAATTTGCAATCCAATTGTCATCTTAGAAATCTTGTCACGTTTATTATGCCAAACAGTGACATCAAACAATTGAAGGTGTTTCAG AATTTGGCAATGCTTACATCTTTGAATTTAAGTGGTTCCAAATTCTTAGAAAAAATTCCCAACTTATCTGGAAGTCCAAACCTAAGTAAGTTGATTCTAGATGAGTGTAAACGTTTAGTTGAAGTTGATGATTCTGTTGGATTCCTTGATAAACTTGATAGATTAAGTCTTTATGGGTGCTCTAGGCTTGAGAGATTTGCGACGAGACTTAGATTGAGATCCCTTCATATGCTTACTCTTTATGGTTGTACAAGGCTCAAGAGTTTCCCAGAAATAGAGGCCGAGATGGAATCTCTAAAGTATTTGAACATATCAAAAAGTGGCATAAGAGAATTGCCTTCATCAATTGCATATCTTACTGGGCTTCGAATGTTGACAGCAACTGAATGTGAGAACCTTACAGGTACATCATTACATCACATTTATGGGTTGCAACATCTCGACTATATTGAAATGGATGGATGCCCAAAACTGGTGACATTTGGGAAGTTTTCAACTCGCTTAGATACTTCACATTACAACGGTATCCCATTAGCCCTTTTCAACGTAGGCGAGCTTTCTCTTGACGGATGTAATTTATCAGAAAATGATTTCCTTGTGCCTCTTCAATATGAACCATCCAGTCTTCATTGCTGGTCCACATTAACAAATCTTGATCTGTCGAGAAACAATTTTGTTAGTCTTCCGGAATGCATTAGCAAATTTGTCAACTTGAGATGGCTTATATTGAAAGGCTGCAAGAGGCTTCGGGAAATTCCACATGCACTTCCACCAAATCTATGGTCTTTATATTTGGATGATTGCACATCATTGGAGAAAATTCCAAAGTTGCCCTCGGGGCTTGGGCATCTGCAGTTGATTAATTGCTTTAGACTAAGTGGCGATGAGGTGGCAAAGTTGGAAAATAATTTGTTGAACTTGAATCAG GAATCTCTTCTGTGCTCTCGATTGCAAGTTAAGTATCCAGGCGATGAAATTCCAAAGCGGTTCAGCTATACCTCTAAAAATCTAACAGCCACTAGGATTGAAAGCATACGAAATGAAGatgatgaggaagaagatgatttTTATGTTGGAGGTAGTGAATTTAGTTTTGAAATTCCTCTGAATTTACAGGAGAGGGAGACGTTATTAGGATTGGCTCTATCTTGTGTTTTTCCACCACGGC CTTTACGAAAATTGATTGGATCGGAGTATTATTACATTTTTCGTATTCACATCAACGAAGCAAGTGATTATAAAGAATTTGTGTGGGATGGGAAATGCATGGAGAAATCTCATGTGGGGCTCATGTTAGTGGATTTAGAGAAGCAGGGAGATATTTGTAAAGTTAAATTTCAACTCCCCGAATGGGCAGGCATTAAAATCTGCGGGGTGAACCCCCTATTGCGCAAAGAAGATGAACGGCTTCCCTTGTCTTTGGAACCAACGAGTAGTCTTGGATCCTCAGATATCGTCGATGATGAATATGATCGGCAACAACAATGGCCTTCCTTATCTTCGAACCCAGCGGATGATCATCCCAAACGCACGCAGATTGATCACAATGTTCCTTCTGATATTGAGGAGGAGCAAGAGCAACCGTCCACAATTTCTGATTTACCAGGAGTTTTG GTCGCTGCTGCTCTCCACATTATATTGCCCCTCACTCTTCTTGTAGTTGCCAACATTGTCAACTTGGGAACTATTCTGAATGCAACAATCTCCACCGCCGTGCCTGCAGCTTCGTCATGGCATTTGGAGTAA
- the LOC126608918 gene encoding uncharacterized protein LOC126608918, whose product MYEQLAALILVFDTTELSSLSALQKWVSRTDVQKFDILVCVGNKVDLVLGHPVHTEYRRRLQKLVDPFADDSPGFIAYGISEAEGSSLLGDDEPYWEARHTCLEWCNEHNIEFVEACASNADFDNVRQPFFLTCILWQLSYGSEK is encoded by the exons ATGTATGAGCAGTTGGCTGCCTTGATCTTGGTTTTCGACACAACTGAG TTGTCGTCTCTGTCTGCGCTTCAGAAATGGGTATCTCGAACTGATGTTCAAAAGTTCGATATACTAGTGTGCGTAGGGAATAAGGTTGATCTTGTTCTGGGTCACCCGGTTCATACCGAATATAGAAGACGACTGCAGAAGCTTGTAGACCCATTTGCTGATGACAGTCCAGGGTTCATTGCGTATGGAATCTCCGAGGCTGAAGGTAGCAGTTTATTGGGGGATGACGAGCCATATTGGGAGGCTAGGCACACGTGTTTGGAATGGTGCAATGAGCATAACATTGAGTTCGTTGAAGCTTGTGCTTCAAATGCTGATTTTGACAATGTAAGGCAGCCCTTCTTTCTGACTTGTATTTTATGGCAACTTTCATACGGAAGTGAAAAATGA
- the LOC126608840 gene encoding toll/interleukin-1 receptor-like protein, protein MAIQLASSSSLSTLPRRRDVFLSFRGEDTRFTITKLLYHALSGKGINNYMDQQLQRGEEIAPALFEAIEESRISVVILFKNYASSRWCLDELVKILQCRESKKQIVLPVFYKVDPSNVRNQTGSFGGAFTDHESNFKDNMEKVLMWRRALTEVADLSGHHFRKGESMVTLISSIVENILVKVLDDTYLNVAKYPVGIDSCVQEVKVLLGVGGNDCCVVGIWGTPGIGKTTKLLSFLVGMPSEKKNLQMIIWDSYDVQ, encoded by the exons ATGGCCATTCAACttgcctcttcttcttccttgagtACTCTTCCACGGAGACGCGatgtgtttttgagttttagagGTGAGGATACACGCTTTACCATCACAAAGCTTTTATACCACGCTTTGTCCGGTAAGGGAATCAACAACTACATGGATCAGCAGCTTCAAAGAGGAGAAGAAATAGCTCCGGCTCTTTTCGAAGCAATTGAAGAGTCAAGAATTTCTGTTGTCATACTCTTTAAAAACTATGCATCCTCAAGGTGGTGCTTGGACGAGCTCGTCAAGATCCTTCAATGTAGAgaatcaaagaaacaaatagttttGCCAGTTTTTTACAAGGTGGATCCGTCTAATGTACGAAATCAAACGGGTAGTTTCGGTGGCGCGTTTACGGACCATGAGAGCAATTTCAAAGATAACATGGAGAAGGTGCTCATGTGGAGGAGAGCTCTAACAGAAGTAGCAGATTTGTCAGGACATCATTTCCGAAAGGGAGA GTCCATGGTTACATTAATCAGCAGCATTGTTGAGAATATCTTAGTAAAAGTACTTGATGACACATATTTGAATGTGGCCAAATACCCAGTTGGAATAGATTCTTGCGTTCAAGaggtgaaagtgcttttaggtGTCGGAGGAAATGATTGTTGTGTGGTTGGGATTTGGGGGACACCTGGAATAGGCAAGACAACGAAGCTCTTGAGCTTTTTAGTTGGAATGCCTTCGGAAAAGAAAAACCTCCAGATGATTATTTGGGACTCGTACGACGTGCAATAG